In Aerococcaceae bacterium zg-252, the genomic window AATTAGGCATGCCATTCAAGAAATAAGATAAGGAGGCGAATTTAATTGGCTAAAACATCAATGGTTCAAAAGAACAAACGTCAACCTAAGTTTAAAGTGCAAGAGTATACACGTTGCGAACGTTGTGGACGTCCACACTCAGTTTATCGTAAATTCAAACTTTGCCGTATTTGCTTCCGTGAACTTGCTTATAAAGGTCAAATTCCAGGCGTTAAAAAAGCTAGTTGGTAATTTAAAAGTAAAAGAGGAGGTAAACATCATATGGTTATGACAGATCCAATTGCAGATTTCTTAACACGTATTCGTAATGCGAACAGTGTTGGTCATAAGACAGTTTCTGCTCCATCTTCAAATATGAAAGTTGCGATTGCTGAAATCTTAAAAAATGAAGGTTTCATCAAAAACTATGAAGTAACTGAAGATGATAAACAAAACGAAATCAAAGTATTCTTAAAATACGGACGTAATAACGAAAAAGTTATCACAGGTATTAAACGTATTTCAAAACCAGGTTTACGTGTATATGCTAAAAACGAAGAGTTACCTAAAGTATTAAATGGGTTAGGTATCGCAATTATCTCTACATCAAACGGTATTGTTACTGATAAACAAGCTCGTCAAGCTGGTGTAGGTGGCGAAGTATTAGCTTATATTTGGTAATCTAAACAACTAAATAAAATAAAGGAGGTGCAGCCCTGTGAGTCGTATCGGTAAAAAACCAGTCGTAATCCCAGCAGGCGTAACCGTAGAATTAAATGGTCATACAGTGACTGTTAAAGGACCTAAAGGCGAGTTAACTCGTGAATTAGCTCCAAGTATTAATGTTGAAATTGAAGAGAATGTTGTAACATTCTCTCGTCCAGATGATTCAAAAGAAAACCGTTCATTACACGGAACAACTCGTTCAGTGTTCAATAACATGGTTGAAGGTGTTTCAACTGGATTCAAAAAAGAATTAAACTTAGTTGGGGTTGGGTACCGTGCTCAAAAAGCTGGTAACAAATTAACATTAAGTGTTGGTTTATCTCACCCAGTTGAATTTGAAGAAGTAGATGGCGTAAGCTTTGAAGTTCCAAACAACACTACAATTATTGTTGAA contains:
- the rpsH gene encoding 30S ribosomal protein S8 — its product is MVMTDPIADFLTRIRNANSVGHKTVSAPSSNMKVAIAEILKNEGFIKNYEVTEDDKQNEIKVFLKYGRNNEKVITGIKRISKPGLRVYAKNEELPKVLNGLGIAIISTSNGIVTDKQARQAGVGGEVLAYIW
- a CDS encoding type Z 30S ribosomal protein S14 yields the protein MAKTSMVQKNKRQPKFKVQEYTRCERCGRPHSVYRKFKLCRICFRELAYKGQIPGVKKASW
- the rplF gene encoding 50S ribosomal protein L6; translated protein: MSRIGKKPVVIPAGVTVELNGHTVTVKGPKGELTRELAPSINVEIEENVVTFSRPDDSKENRSLHGTTRSVFNNMVEGVSTGFKKELNLVGVGYRAQKAGNKLTLSVGLSHPVEFEEVDGVSFEVPNNTTIIVEGFNKERVGELAANIRAVRPPEPYKGKGIRYSNEIVRRKEGKTGK